The following coding sequences are from one Nicotiana tabacum cultivar K326 chromosome 1, ASM71507v2, whole genome shotgun sequence window:
- the LOC107802848 gene encoding uncharacterized protein LOC107802848 yields the protein MTALRSKILTLRDLLDLSPCLGSASVNELLILTLKDLYKLYPSVNPNVPLSNIGVGMNQALECFCDTLKSIGEIWMGDDKFMAELDEDSDSKLHDDLKRYGLILLDEMIKLATERVFDMMDVDDQTRDETPSSDTFGRPLSESYSSNESSPSSPPPTPTSVLSEIVINGSQKSELKVQAIEKLNPIDVKRLYFHLLPHAIEQDQDCVVQLATNFNEQKSEIQAGDDCEFGQDCDMTDSPNILLTDMDNVSESGAKCCTGASKNQPVSSPVSLDVRLPPSTLPKLRSYMAEQAAAPLSPFALSPNVIESPPMTSRNIVTPPPPSSPPPPPRPMAVPPPPPPPPKTIGNITIVPPPPPPPPMTSENVISPPPPPPPTIGSKGITPPLPPKTTVNITTLPPSPPPPPPNIRSKGMAPPLPPKTAGNIITLPPPPPPPPMTSGNVITPPPPPLPPIGSKGMTPPPPPPPKTSNGAVPAPPPPMPMGKGPAPPPPLGFVGVLRVKRAATKLKRSSQMGNLYRLLKSQVEGSSLDSKSQKRTGKVSASAGGKQGMADALAEMTKRSAYFHQIEEDVINHAKTIKEIKTAIASFQTSDMSELAKFHKYVESRLEKLTDESQVRIYISALFILPFHDVGLNVSCCRC from the exons ATGACAGCCCTCAGGAGCAAGATCCTCACCTTGAGAGACTTGCTTGATCTATCACCTTGTTTGGGTTCTGCATCTGTAAATGAG CTGCTGATATTGACCCTGAAGGATCTATATAAGTTGTATCCTTCCGTCAACCCAAATGTTCCATTATCAAATATTGGAGTGGGAATGAATCAG GCGCTGGAATGCTTTTGTGATACTCTTAAATCAATCGGGGAAATATGGATGGGTGATGATAAATTCATGGCGGAGTTGGATGAGGACTCAGATAGTAAACTACATGACGATCTAAAGCGTTATG GATTGATATTGCTTGATGAGATGATTAAGCTAGCGACTGAAAGGGTGTTCGATATGATGGACGTGGATGACCAGACAAGAGATGAAACTCCTTCATCCGACACCTTTGGGAGGCCTCTGTCAGAGTCTTACTCGAGCAATGAGTCCTCCCCCTCAAGCCCTCCACCTACGCCAACTTCCGTTCTCTCTGAGATAGTAATCAATGGTTCACAGAAGAGTGAACTAAAGGTTCAAGCAATTGAGAAGCTGAATCCTATAGATGTAAAACGTCTCTATTTCCACTTGCTGCCTCATGCAATAGAGCAAGATCAAGATTGTGTTGTTCAACTAGCAACTAATTTTAATgaacaaaaatcagaaatacaAGCAGGGGATGATTGTGAATTTGGCCAAGATTGTGACATGACGGACTCTCCAAATATTCTACTGACTGATATGGACAATGTATCAGAAAGTGGAGCAAAATGTTGCACTGGTGCTTCAAAAAATCAACCAGTGTCAAGTCCTGTTTCATTGGACGTGCGTTTACCTCCATCTACGCTTCCTAAGTTGAGATCATATATGGCAGAACAGGCAGCAGCTCCACTATCACCATTTGCATTATCTCCAAATGTCATAGAATCaccaccaatgacatcaagaaaCATAGTAACACCTCCACCTCCATCTTCGCCTCCACCCCCACCACGTCCCATGGCGGTGCCTCCACCACCTCCACCGCCACCTAAGACAATAGGAAACATAACAATAGTTCCACCTCCACCACCGCCACCTCCCATGACATCCGAAAATGTAATatcacctccacctccaccaCCACCTACCATCGGATCAAAGGGTATCACACCTCCGCTGCCACCCAAGACAACAGTAAACATAACAACACTTCCACCTTCTCCACCTCCACCGCCACCTAACATCAGATCAAAGGGTATGGCACCTCCACTGCCACCTAAGACAGCAGGAAACATAATAACACTTCCACCTCCACCACCGCCACCTCCCATGACATCCGGAAATGTAATAACACCTCCACCTCCACCGCTACCTCCAATCGGATCAAAGGGTATGACacctccacccccacctccaccaaagACTTCTAATGGAGCAGTGCCAGCGCCACCTCCACCCATGCCGATGGGAAAGGGACCTGCACCTCCACCACCACTAGGATTTGTGGGTGTCTTACGAGTTAAGAGAGCAGCCACTAAATTGAAAAGATCGTCCCAAATGGGTAATCTTTATCGACTTCTCAAGAGCCAAGTTGAAGGCTCTAGTTTAGATAGTAAATCACAGAAGAGAACAGGGAAAGTTAGTGCTTCAGCAGGAGGTAAACAGGGAATGGCTGATGCATTAGCAGAAATGACAAAGAG GTCAGCATATTTCCACCAAATTGAAGAGGATGTTATAAATCACGCAAAAACAATCAAGGAGATAAAAACGGCTATTGCTTCTTTTCAAACATCAGACATGTCCGAGCTCGCCAAGTTCCACAAATATGTAGAATCTCGCCTTGAGAAATTAACCGATGAATCTCAGGTTCGTATATATATATCTGCTTTGTTCATACTCCCATTTCACGACGTTGGCTTGAACGTTTCTTGCTGCAGGTGCTAG
- the LOC107802847 gene encoding uncharacterized protein LOC107802847: MAFLANHLSFFLLITLLSSLQIHARDNKFFNKISTTNNGREKETKEGTPNKEQEPNFIPENENGYGVYDHESGQLSPSTTNPTNNIPNSKYLPKNYNPVAYVIVPQDNPNNNNDDNNNNNYNQYCSGDHNTYDNEDNNNQYYSGGSTYNHNQYHNGGSNYNYNNNYPGNSVGNSYYNDQEQSYPLDYNHYDGDNGHRVQQQRMSDTRFLENGKYSYEVNTEKYVRDPYENSREFANSYADNELSNYNNVNFVKYENEEEFQPEGDMP; this comes from the coding sequence ATGGCATTTCTTGCCAATCATTTATCTTTCTTCCTCCTAATTACTCTCTTATCTTCATTGCAAATCCATGCAAGAGACaacaaattcttcaacaaaaTTTCCACCACCAACAATGGTCGTGAAAAAGAGACAAAGGAAGGAACTCCAAACAAAGAGCAAGAACCAAATTTCATACCTGAAAATGAAAATGGCTATGGTGTTTATGATCATGAATCAGGTCAGCTTTCACCTTCTACTACTAACCCCACAAATAACATTCCTAATAGCAAGTACCTTCCCAAGAATTACAACCCTGTTGCTTATGTTATTGTCCCTCAGGACAATCCTAATAACAACAACGAcgacaacaataataacaactacAACCAATACTGCAGTGGTGATCACAATACTTATGACAACGAAGACAACAATAATCAGTACTATAGTGGTGGCAGTACTTACAACCACAATCAATACCACAATGGTGGTAGCAATTACAACTACAACAATAATTACCCTGGCAACAGTGTTGGCAACAGTTACTACAACGATCAAGAACAAAGCTATCCCCTTGACTATAACCACTACGATGGTGACAATGGTCACAGGGTGCAGCAGCAGAGAATGAGTGACACAAGATTTTTGGAAAATGGGAAATACTCCTATGAAGTCAATACAGAGAAGTATGTGAGGGATCCATATGAAAATTCAAGGGAATTTGCAAATTCCTATGCTGACAATGAGTTAAGCAACTACAACAACGTTAATTTTGTGAAGTATGAGAATGAAGAGGAGTTCCAACCAGAAGGGGACATGCCTTGA